Proteins encoded by one window of Arachis hypogaea cultivar Tifrunner chromosome 1, arahy.Tifrunner.gnm2.J5K5, whole genome shotgun sequence:
- the LOC112798548 gene encoding uncharacterized protein isoform X4 yields the protein MANSGTKFVSVNLNKSYGQQSHHLHNNHSASFGSGRTNRPSSGHGGAGGGGGMVVLSRPRSSHKAGPKLSVPPPLNLPSLRKEHERFDSLGSGVGPAGASGSGTGSRPASSGLGWTKPAPITAGEKEAPVEHALDGFDQGLRSGEGFGRGGSVYMPPAARSGPVGPTAAPVLPQPTVEKAAVLRGEDFPSLRAATLVSSTSGPAQKSKEKENSIQKLKNSGDESNVSGDQRKDESVVELHQQQRHSQFSIARGGGIGIGGEFGESGNGTRGGFGGSRGSAGEHGGRKQQDEYFPGPLPLVRLNPRSDWADDERDTSHGFTERSRGEGSRDHGLSLKSEAYWDFDMPRVGLLPHNNKHGFDKRGQLRDNEAGKVSSSEVSKLDHYDRNGVGVGVRPSSSGSRNLGKDNKYGPSPFRDNVNGDSGKRDMGYGQGQGGKPWSSNMTDSYGDRNNNAQQYNRNRVDSVQSSVSKSSFSLGGKGLPVNDPLLNFGREKRTLQKSEKAFMEDPFGASGFDGRDIFSSGLVGVVKKKKDMLKQTDFHDPVRESFEAELERVQRMQEQERQRVIEEQERALELARREEEERLRQAREQEERQRRLEEEAREAAWRAEQERVEALRKVEEQRIAREEEKQRMILEEERRKQAARQKLLELEQRIARRQAEASKVGNSSQLVDDKMSGVVNEKDASRATDVGDWEDSERMVDRILTSASSDSSSVNRPLETGSRPNFSRDVSSAFIDRGKPVNSWKRDAYDNWGSSAFYSQDQENGHNSPRRDPSIGGKAFMRKEYNGGAGFMSSRTYYKGVSEAPLDEYAHLRGQRWHQSGDGDHVGRSTDNDSDFHESFVERFGEGWTQGRSHPFPPYTERPYHNSEPEGPFALGRSRYSVRQPRVLPPPSLSSVHRPYRNGNEFTGPSAFLENEIRYDQAARTESTLPTGYDNVNRGQTEVVDALQEATVNENHKGDTTTGCDSQSSLSVSSPPSSPTHLSHDDLDESGVSPGILTAEESKNVLSAPENESNEIPTIAGNENVATSSAVSSGDDDEWTNENNEQFQEQEEYDEDEDYQEEDEVHEGDDNVDLNQEFEDMHLQEKGLPHMMDNLVLGFDDGVQVGMPNEEFERTSKNEEPTFMGQQADGINLEERASFDDASNDGKGLQTVNDSSQVNLNSSSSLFHEPEKQNQDLLIQPSNAHSSVASESLGNVEASNGMSTHHSTSTSVPIAPHYSSSGQTIISNVAVTPNQADVPIKLQFGLFSGPSLIPSPVPAIQIGSIQMPLHLHPQGLMPLGHQSMSFVQPNIPSGFSFNHNPGGRMQVQTGSEASDSFIKDGIRQHSVGSQPGNARSLPQGSQPSENAENMAGIKQAQIGTPHDGTDSARTAAGFQLDKQVSQNVVRKSSSASSSAKESEGLPLSRDASFHSLSKERDFVESKAHYPPSGGRGKRYVFTVKTSGSRSSGPAPRASRPDAGGYMRRPRRNIQRTEFRVRESADKKQSSSLVLTDQTGLDNKSNINGKGAGISGRAGPRRAFLNKSGKQSVESATENLHGMDSGSRFEKVDGKDSTKAQSFSHSGQSNLKRNLCSEEDVDAPLQSGIIRVFEQPGIEAPSDEDDFIEVRSKRQMLNDRREQREKEIKAKSRVAKVPRKSRSTSQSSMANSSKGPLPVGEVANSIPSDFVPAEGRGMTNIDVSSGFNSSMPSQSLAPIGTPPLKIDAQPDVRSQLNRSLQTSFPVVSGGEKDPGPGVIFESKNKVLDNVQTSLGSWGNAQINQQVMPLTQTQLDEAMKPQQCDSQTPVSNVTAIVNESSLPTSSILTKENAFSSAASPINSLLAGEKIQFGAVTSPTILPPSSRAVSHGIGPPRSSRSDMQISHNLAGSDNDCSLFFDKEKHGDESHGHLEDCEAEAEAAASAVAVAAISSDEIVGNGLGTCSVTVTDGKGFVAADIDRVAAGVGEQQSASQSRSDEPLSVSLPADLSVETPPISLWPPLPSSQNSSGQMISHFPSIPPHFPSGPPSHFPFYEMNPMMGGPVFAFGPHDESASTTQSQTQKTTTSAASRSIGSWQQCHSGVESFYGPPTGFTGPFITPPGGIPGVQGPPHMVVYNHFAPVGQFGQVGLSFMGTTYIPSGKQPDWKHIPTSSAIGPGEGDMNSMNMASSQRNPANMPSPIQHLAPGSPLMPMASPLAMFDVSPFQPSTDMSVQARWPHVPNSPLSSIPLSMPMQQQEGVQTTQFNHGPSVDQPLNIQRFTNSRTSTPSEGDRSFPRAADVNQLPDELGLVDASNPTAAKAEQNVVNKTPSLINIADAGEVSAQNGKGTNSNNQGASYAFKSQPSQQNISTLHYDNSSGHGHYQRGSVSQRNSSGGEWSHRRYQGRNQSMGTTDKSFPSSKVKQIYVAKQTIGGASSTS from the exons ATGGCCAATTCCGGCACCAAATTCGTCTCTGTGAATCTGAACAAATCCTATGGGCAGCAATCTCACCACCTCCACAACAACCACTCCGCCTCCTTCGGATCGGGCAGGACTAACCGTCCCTCCTCCGGCCACGGCGGCGCAGGCGGCGGAGGAGGCATGGTGGTCCTCTCGAGGCCTCGCAGCTCGCACAAGGCAGGGCCTAAGCTCTCCGTCCCGCCCCCCTTGAACCTCCCTTCGCTTCGCAAGGAGCACGAGCGGTTCGATTCGCTGGGATCCGGCGTTGGTCCAGCCGGTGCTTCTGGTTCGGGAACCGGGTCCAGACCTGCCTCCTCCGGTTTGGGATGGACCAAGCCTGCTCCAATCACCGCCGGGGAGAAAGAAGCGCCTGTGGAGCACGCGCTGGATGGATTCGACCAGGGATTGAGGTCCGGCGAAGGGTTTGGCCGTGGTGGCAGCGTGTATATGCCGCCGGCTGCTCGATCCGGTCCTGTGGGACCCACTGCCGCCCCTGTTTTGCCTCAGCCTACTGTGGAGAAGGCTGCCGTGCTGAGAGGGGAGGATTTTCCTTCATTGCGTGCTGCCACCTTGGTTTCATCCACTTCTGGGCCGGCACAGAAGAGCAAGGAGAAGGAGAATTCGATTCAGAAGCTGAAGAATTCAGGTGATGAAAGTAATGTATCTGGTGATCAGAGGAAGGACGAGTCAGTTGTTGAGCTTCATCAGCAGCAGCGTCACTCTCAGTTCAGTATTGCGCGAGGTGGTGGAATTGGAATTGGGGGTGAGTTTGGTGAGAGTGGAAATGGAACTCGAGGTGGTTTTGGTGGTTCTCGAGGCAGTGCAGGGGAACATGGGGGCCGGAAGCAGCAGGATGAGTATTTTCCTGGTCCGTTGCCCCTTGTTCGGTTGAATCCGAGGTCTGATTGGGCTGACGATGAGCGAGACACGAGTCATGGATTCACAGAACGGAGCAGGGGAGAAGGAAGCAGGGATCATGGGCTTTCTTTGAAGAGTGAGGCTTATTGGGATTTTGATATGCCGAGGGTTGGCTTGTTGCCACATAATAATAAACATGGTTTTGACAAGAGGGGACAGCTAAGGGACAATGAAGCTGGAAAGGTTTCCTCCAGTGAAGTTTCTAAGCTGGACCATTATGATAGGaatggtgttggtgttggtgtgaGACCATCATCCAGTGGGAGTAGAAATTTGGGGAAGGATAACAAGTACGGTCCATCCCCTTTCAGAGATAATGTTAATGGTGATTCTGGAAAGAGGGACATGGGGTATGGTCAGGGACAGGGAGGGAAGCCATGGAGTAGTAACATGACTGACTCATATGGTGACCGAAATAATAATGCACAACAGTACAATAGAAATAGAGTTGATTCTGTCCAGAGCTCAGTGTCGAAGTCTTCATTTTCCTTGGGAGGTAAAGGGCTTCCGGTTAATGATCCTCTGCTCAATTTCGGTAGAGAGAAACGTACATTGCAGAAGTCTGAAAAGGCTTTCATGGAGGATCCATTTGGAGCTTCTGGTTTTGATGGTAGGGATATATTCTCGTCTGGTCTTGTTGGggtagtgaagaagaagaaggatatGCTTAAGCAAACTGATTTCCATGATCCTGTCAGGGAATCATTTGAGGCTGAGCTTGAAAGAGTTCAGAGGATGCAAGAACAGGAGCGGCAGCGAGTAATTGAAGAGCAAGAAAGGGCATTAGAATTGGCTCGCAGAGAAGAGGAGGAAAGATTGAGGCAAGCTAGAGAACAGGAGGAGAGGCAGAGGAGATTGGAAGAAGAAGCAAGAGAGGCAGCATGGAGAGCAGAACAAGAAAGGGTTGAAGCTTTGCGGAAGGTAGAAGAGCAGAGGATTGCaagggaagaagagaaacaaAGGATGATTTTAGAAGAAGAGAGGAGGAAACAAGCTGCTAGACAAAAACTTCTAGAATTGGAGCAAAGGATTGCTAGGAGGCAGGCTGAAGCATCAAAAGTTGGTAATAGTTCTCAACTTGTAGATGATAAGATGTCCGGGGTAGTGAACGAAAAAGATGCATCTAGAGCTACGGATGTGGGTGATTGGGAGGATAGTGAACGAATGGTTGACAGGATATTAACTTCGGCATCTTCTGATTCATCAAGTGTGAATAGGCCATTGGAGACGGGCTCTAGACCTAATTTCTCTAGAGATGTTTCTTCTGCTTTTATTGATAGGGGAAAACCAGTTAATTCATGGAAGAGAGATGCATATGATAATTGGGGTAGCTCAGCCTTCTATTCACAGGACCAGGAGAATGGTCACAACAGTCCTCGAAGGGATCCATCAATTGGTGGAAAGGCATTTATGAGGAAAGAATATAATGGTGGTGCCGGATTTATGTCATCAAGGACTTATTACAAAGGTGTTTCGGAGGCTCCTTTAGATGAATATGCTCATTTAAGAGGGCAGAGGTGGCATCAATCTGGAGATGGCGATCATGTAGGCAGAAGTACAGATAATGATTCGGATTTTCATGAAAGCTTTGTTGAAAGATTTGGTGAAGGTTGGACACAGGGCCGTTCTCATCCATTTCCTCCATACACTGAGCGTCCATATCACAATTCAGAACCTGAGGGACCTTTTGCCTTGGGGAGGTCACGTTATTCGGTCAGGCAGCCTCGTGTTCTTCCCCCACCTTCTTTATCTTCTGTGCACAGACCTTACAGGAATGGGAATGAGTTTACTGGTCCTTCTGCTTTCCTGGAAAATGAGATTCGGTATGATCAGGCAGCCAGGACTGAGTCTACGCTGCCAACTGGTTATGACAACGTGAATCGTGGACAAACTGAGGTAGTTGATGCCCTACAAGAGGCTACTGTGAATGAGAACCATAAAGGCGATACCACAACAGGTTGTGATTCTCAGTCTTCGCTCTCTGTTTCAAGCCCCCCAAGTTCTCCTACTCATCTGTCTCATGATGACTTAGATGAATCTGGAGTTTCTCCTGGGATATTGACTGCTGAGGAAAGTAAAAATGTGCTTTCTGCTCCAGAAAATGAATCAAATGAAATACCTACCATAGCTGGAAACGAGAATGTTGCCACTTCTTCTGCTGTCTCaagtggtgatgatgatgaatggaCTAATGAGAATAATGAGCAGTTCCAGGAGCAAGAAGAatatgatgaagatgaagattatCAGGAAGAAGATGAAGTGCATGAAGGAGATGATAATGTCGACCTCAATCAGGAATTTGAAGATATGCATTTGCAGGAGAAAGGATTGCCCCACATGATGGATAACCTAGTGTTAGGATTTGATGATGGTGTCCAGGTTGGGATGCCCAATGAGGAGTTTGAAAGGACTTCTAAAAATGAAGAACCCACATTTATGGGTCAACAGGCTGATGGCATTAATCTTGAAGAACGTGCTTCTTTTGATGATGCATCCAATGATGGCAAAGGCCTTCAAACTGTCAATGATTCCTCACAGGTGAATCTTAATAGTTCTTCTAGTTTGTTCCATGAACCAGAGAAGCAAAATCAAGATTTGCTCATTCAGCCTAGCAATGCTCATTCTTCTGTGGCATCTGAGAGTCTAGGCAATGTGGAAGCTTCTAATGGCATGTCTACTCATCACAGTACATCGACTTCAGTTCCTATTGCCCCGCACTACTCGTCTTCAGGCCAGACTATTATTTCCAACGTAGCTGTTACTCCTAATCAAGCAGACGTACCCATTAAACTCCAGTTTGGCCTTTTCTCTGGTCCATCTTTGATACCCTCACCTGTACCTGCCATACAGATTGGTTCTATACAGATGCCGCTACACCTTCATCCACAG GGGTTAATGCCTCTGGGTCATCAGTCAATGTCGTTTGTTCAGCCTAATATTCCATCCGGTTTCTCTTTTAATCATAATCCGGGAGGTCGAATGCAAGTTCAAACTGGTTCAGAAGCATCCGATTCTTTTATTAAAGATGGGATCAGGCAGCATTCTGTTGGCAGCCAACCAGGTAATGCTAGGAGCTTACCACAAGGTTCCCAACCAAGTGAGAATGCAGAAAATATGGCTGGAATAAAGCAGGCTCAGATTGGCACTCCCCATGATGGTACTGATAGTGCTAGAACTGCTGCAGGTTTTCAGTTGGACAAGCAGGTGAGCCAAAATGTTGTTAGAAAGAGCAGCAGTGCTTCATCAAGTGCTAAAGAGTCAGAAGGTCTGCCTCTCTCCAGAGATGCATCATTCCATTCTCTTTCTAAAGAGAGGGATTTTGTGGAGTCAAAAGCACATTATCCTCCATCTGGTGGTAGGGGAAAGAGATATGTCTTTACAGTAAAAACTTCGGGATCTAGATCATCAGGTCCAGCTCCAAGGGCCAGTCGCCCGGACGCCGGAGGATATATGAGGAGGCCCCGGCGTAATATACAACGAACTGAATTTCGAGTCCGCGAAAGTGCTGATAAGAAACAATCTTCTAGTTTGGTATTGACTGATCAGACTGGGTTGGATAATAAATCAAATATCAATGGGAAGGGAGCAGGCATTTCTGGAAGGGCAGGACCTAGGAGGGCTTTCCTAAATAAATCTGGAAAGCAGTCAGTAGAATCAGCTACTGAAAATCTACATGGAATGGATTCTGGAAGCCGATTTGAGAAGGTTGAtgggaaagattcaacaaaggcTCAGAGCTTCTCACATTCTGGACAGAGTAATCTCAAAAGGAACTTATGTTCTGAGGAAGATGTTGATGCTCCATTGCAAAGTGGAATTATACGGGTGTTTGAGCAACCTGGAATTGAAGCTCCTAGTGATGAGGATGACTTCATTGAAGTCAGGTCAAAGAGGCAAATGCTAAATGATAGGCGAGaacagagagagaaagaaatcAAGGCCAAGTCTCGGGTTGCAAAG GTACCAAGAAAATCTCGCTCCACCTCACAAAGTTCTATGGCAAATTCTAGCAAAGGACCCTTGCCTGTGGGAGAAGTGGCTAACAGTATTCCCAGTGATTTTGTCCCTGCTGAAGGGCGGGGAATGACAAATATTGATGTCTCATCTGGATTCAATTCAAGCATGCCATCCCAGTCATTAGCTCCTATAGGCACACCTCCTTTGAAAATTGATGCACAGCCTGATGTAAGGTCACAGTTAAACAG GTCACTGCAGACAAGTTTCCCAGTGGTTTCTGGTGGTGAAAAGGACCCTGGCCCTGGTGTGATTTTTGAGAGTAAGAACAAGGTTCTTGATAATGTCCAGACATCTTTGGGCTCTTGGGGCAATGCACAAATTAATCAGCAG GTCATGCCGCTTACACAGACTCAACTTGATGAGGCTATGAAACCTCAACAGTGTGATTCACAGACTCCTGTTAGCAATGTGACAGCTATTGTTAATGAATCCAGCTTGCCAACATCATCCATTTTGACAAAGGAGAACGCATTTTCATCTGCTGCCAGCCCCATTAATTCCTTGCTAGCTGGAGAAAAAATTCAATTTG GGGCAGTAACATCTCCAACTATTCTTCCTCCCAGCAGCCGTGCTGTGTCTCATGGCATTGGCCCTCCTCGTTCATCTAGATCAGACATGCAAATATCCCACAATCTTGCTGGATCTGATAATGATTGTAGTCTTTTCTTTGACAAAGAGAAACATGGTGATGAATCTCATGGCCATTTAGAAGATTGTGAAGCTGAAGCTGAAGCAGCTGCATCGGCTGTTGCTGTTGCTGCTATTAGTAGTGATGAGATTGTTGGAAATGGGTTAGGTACTTGTTCTGTCACAGTTACAGACGGTAAAGGTTTTGTAGCTGCAGATATTGATAGGGTAGCAGCAG GAGTAGGGGAGCAGCAATCTGCTAGTCAATCTAGATCTGACGAGCCTCTAAGTGTTTCTCTTCCAGCAGACTTATCTGTGGAGACTCCGCCCATTTCGTTGTGGCCACCCCTGCCTAGTTCACAAAATTCTTCTGGCCAAATGATCTCACATTTTCCTTCCATCCCTCCACATTTTCCTTCCGGCCCTCCTTCTCATTTTCCTTTCTATGAAATGAATCCTATGATGGGTGGTCCTGTGTTTGCGTTTGGGCCACATGATGAGTCTGCATCTACAACACAATCACAGACTCAAAAAACCACAACATCAGCAGCATCAAGGTCGATTGGGAGCTGGCAGCAGTGCCATTCTGGTGTTGAATCTTTTTACGGTCCTCCAACAGGATTTACTGGGCCATTTATAACTCCTCCTGGAGGCATCCCGGGAGTTCAGGGGCCCCCGCACATGGTTGTTTATAACCATTTTGCACCTGTTGGACAATTTGGTCAAGTTGGGTTGAGTTTCATGGGAACCACGTATATACCATCTGGAAAGCAGCCTGATTGGAAACACATTCCTACATCCTCTGCCATAGGACCTGGTGAAGGGGATATGAACAGTATGAATATGGCATCTTCACAGCGGAATCCTGCTAACATGCCATCGCCAATTCAACATCTTGCTCCTGGATCACCTCTTATGCCAATGGCTTCTCCTCTGGCTATGTTTGATGTTTCTCCTTTCCAG CCCTCTACTGACATGTCTGTCCAAGCTCGATGGCCTCATGTTCCTAATTCACCACTTTCATCTATTCCTTTGTCAATGCCGATGCAGCAACAAGAAGGGGTACAAACTACTCAATTTAATCATGGACCTTCTGTTGATCAGCCATTAAATATCCAAAGGTTTACCAATTCTAGGACTTCGACGCCTTCCGAAGGTGATAGGAGTTTTCCCAGAGCAGCTGATGTTAACCAATTGCCAGATGAACTTGGGTTAGTGGATGCATCAAACCCGACTGCTGCTAAGGCTGAACAGAATGTTGTCAACAAGACTCCCTCGCTGATCAACATTGCGGATGCCGGAGAGGTCAGTGCTCAGAATGGCAAAGGCACCAACAGTAATAACCAGGGTGCGAGTTATGCTTTTAAGAGTCAGCCCTCGCAACAAAATATTTCTACTTTGCACTATGACAATTCTTCAGGACATGGCCATTATCAAAGAGGTAGTGTTTCTCAGAGAAATAGTTCTGGGGGCGAATGGTCCCATCGTAGATACCAAGGAAGAAACCAATCTATGGGTACAACAGATAAGAGCTTCCCTTCATCAAAGGTGAAGCAAATTTATGTGGCTAAACAGACTATTGGCGGGGCATCGTCAACGTCATGA